One part of the Augochlora pura isolate Apur16 chromosome 3, APUR_v2.2.1, whole genome shotgun sequence genome encodes these proteins:
- the Ask1 gene encoding apoptotic signal-regulating kinase 1 isoform X9 codes for MSNAKEQLGNMLSNCGDTTDVTAPSQPTIIEGISSTDSVGTHSDISGHTTISGRPKMDVACVLDLHQPEHIAQRRKALEEVRQACNLVNANMHHIQFEKLDFGETNVLDTFYNADVAVVDLSIQLQQSALFYHLGVRESFGMKENILLHNDMDSETTIRLKLSCGSYTFVSYRMVDCGSCVATNPTTTRITGEEAIDPKQHLTLRLKKLFQDVEVQSKAHMKEKFLADLRKARETYSGEELSKALNNMRKRLDDPNVLSGEVVLNVLISFREIQDYDAMVQLVDDLRTIPTHKNYINTPAIRYLYAFALNRRNKEGDRERALKVIEKALEKKENHVPDMLCLCGRIYKDKFVESRHTDEESLNNAIHWYRKGFEVQPNEYAGINLATLLVIAGNEFSKSEELQHIGMVLNNLIGKKGSLSSLKDYWDVATFFEISVLAEDYSKAIQAAECMFKLKPPNWYLKSTIGNITLIDRFRKKNEEAEVSPEEQIFSFWMDYFVEATKSEVGDSIRFPLLVLEPTKIFMPSYVNVNLGAEEKSVQIWNLCLDNMKSNCKQVHDWLFTANMIRSVSLYKRDERCLFLYVHQNSDDFQMYFPSVQCRQRFYDLILEMTRDQEGMVTDLDAYMTDERMKFEYELDDQSKRMILGKGTYGVVYAARDLNTQVRIAVKEIRERNLGDVQPLHEEIKLHSQLRHRNIVQYLGSVSENGYFKIFMEQVPGGSLSALLRSKWGPLKENESTIAYYTKQILEGLKYLHDQKIVHRDIKGDNVLVNTYSGVVKISDFGMSKRLAGLCPSTETFTGTLQYMAPEVIDKGQRGYGAPADIWSLGCTIVEMATGKPPFIELGSPQAAVFKVGYYKIHPEIPSELSDRAKSFILRCFEPNPDIRASAAELLEDPFLNEYVHRKKKASRLVAPPDFSRSISVPADRLERLGKFDKTNNNHIVSAAPIQTSQSDDSTIGNTPSVETSESDTAGASMTRRSSSGGLLSPEVELGGQPGQKTGEEQEGFYLLKKDSQRRMTLTRVLTQDEAKICEVWMRGIHQAEGQTVLQLSHLVLLMRALRDYIAEQNHEVIVTAIRTLKEELDFDSIAINHLNQAIYLFQTAVNEVLRMHSIKPHWMFALDNLVRNAVQAAITVLSPELGANLLGQERVQSGVQGPEEGSTSGVSTVNSVKSQKTGDSVDNRYWKEYRDQMGDLKTENMKLIQELIDSQKAYQTLLQQAFEEQKVQINALTRLCENINRRTTRQESGYNSTVSGNTSNISVPVIISDASSEVAPFVDETLVEWLQNLQIDEVSIERITYEQYTLDDFLNHVTRDDIRRLNLRGGIELRIWQAISKHRR; via the exons ATGTCCAACGCAAAAG AACAATTGGGCAACATGCTTTCCAATTGCGGTGATACAACTGATGTTACTG CTCCTTCGCAGCCAACAATTATAGAAGGAATCTCCAGCACAGACAGTGTTGGTACACACAGCGACATTTCTGGGCACACCACCATCTCTGGAAGACCTAAAATGGATGTGGCTTGTGTGTTGGATCTACATCAACCTGAGCATATAGCTCAGAGAAGGAAAGCTTTAGAGGAAGTCAGGCAGGCTTGCAACCTTGTTAATGCCAATATGCATCATATACAG TTTGAAAAGCTAGACTTCGGGGAGACAAATGTGTTAGACACATTTTACAATGCAGATGTAGCTGTAGTGGATTTAAGTATACAGTTGCAACAATCTGCTTTATTCTATCATCTTGGTGTCAGGGAAAGTTTTGgcatgaaagaaaatattttgctgcACAATGATATGGATTCTGAAACCACAATTAGGCTCAAG TTATCGTGTGGAAGTTACACATTTGTCTCATACCGTATGGTGGACTGTGGCTCATGTGTAGCTACAAATCCAACCACTACAAGAATCACTGGAGAGGAAGCTATAGATCCAAAGCAACATTTAACATTGAGGCTTAAGAAACTGTTTCAAGACGTTGAAGTACAATCCAA AGCACACATGAAAGAGAAGTTCCTAGCAGACTTGCGGAAAGCACGAGAAACGTATTCAGGCGAGGAGCTTTCAAAAGCGTTGAACAACATGCGCAAACGTTTGGACGACCCGAACGTTCTTTCTGGAGAAGTTGTCTTAAACGTTCTGATTTCTTTCCGAGAGATACAG GATTATGATGCAATGGTACAACTGGTCGACGACCTGAGAACTATACCTACGCACAAAAATTACATCAATACTCCCGCGATCCGGTACCTGTACGCGTTCGCACTAAATCGAAGGAATAAAGAAGGCGACAGAGAAAGAGCGTTGAAAGTGATAGAAAAGGCTTtggagaagaaagaaaatcatGTCCCAGACATGTTATGTCTTTGTGGAAGAATATACAAGGATAAATTTGTAGAAAGTAGACACACGGACGAAGAAAGTTTAAACAACGCTATCCATTGGTATAGAAAGGGTTTTGAG GTACAACCAAACGAATACGCTGGAATAAATCTCGCCACGTTGCTCGTTATAGCGGGAAACGAGTTTTCGAAGAGCGAGGAATTGCAGCATATAGGCATGGTGTTAAACAATCTCATTGGCAAGAAAGGCAGCTTGTCGAGTTTAAAAGACTATTGGGACGTAGCGACCTTCTTTGAGATCAGTGTGTTAGCCGAGGATTATTCTAAAGCTATTCAAGCAGCCGAGTGCATGTTTAAATTGAAGCCGCCAAACTG GTACCTGAAATCGACGATAGGGAACATAACGCTGATAGATAGGTTCCGTAAAAAGAATGAGGAAGCAGAGGTATCGCCAGAGGAGCAAATATTTAGTTTTTGGATGGACTACTTTGTCGAAGCGACGAAATCGGAAGTCGGCGATAGTATACGGTTTCCA CTCTTAGTGCTGGAGCCGACCAAGATCTTCATGCCAAGCTATGTGAACGTTAATCTCGGGGCAGAGGAGAAGTCTGTTCAGATCTGGAACTTGTGCTTGGACAATATGAAGAGCAATTGTAAGCAAGTCCACGATTGGCTTTTCACCGCGAACATGATACGCAGCGTAAGCCTGTATAAGCGAGATGAACGGTGCCTTTTTTTGTACGTTCACCAAAACTCCGATGACTTCCAAATGTACTTCCCCTCGGTTCAATGTAGACAGAGGTTTTATGACTTGATTCTGGAAATGACTAGAGATCAGGAAGGTATGGTTACTGATCTGGACGCCTACATGACTGATGAAAGGATGAAG TTTGAATACGAATTGGATGATCAGAGCAAACGAATGATCCTTGGTAAAGGCACCTACGGCGTCGTCTATGCAGCTCGAGACCTAAACACTCAAGTCAGAATTGCAGTGAAAGAGATACGCGAAAGGAATTTAGGGGACGTGCAGCCGTTGCACGAAGAGATTAAATTACACAGCCAGCTGAGACATAGGAATATCGTGCAGTACCTGGGATCAGTGAGTGAGAATGGCTACTTCAAAATCTTCATGGAACAAGTCCCCGGAG ggAGTTTGTCAGCCTTGTTGAGATCGAAATGGGGCCCGCTAAAGGAAAATGAGTCCACGATTGCTTATTATACCAAACAAATTTTGGAAGGCCTCAAATATCTCCACgatcaaaaaattgttcatcgAGATATCAaag GCGACAATGTTCTGGTGAATACGTACAGTGGCGTAGTCAAGATTTCCGATTTCGGTATGTCGAAACGATTGGCCGGTTTATGTCCCAGCACAGAGACATTCACTGGAACCCTTCAGTATATGGCACCGGAAGTGATCGACAAGGGACAACGAGGATACGGTGCACCT GCTGATATTTGGTCTCTGGGTTGCACCATAGTAGAAATGGCTACTGGTAAACCACCATTCATCGAACTGGGTTCTCCTCAAGCTGCCGTCTTTAAG GTTggatattacaaaatacatCCGGAAATTCCCTCTGAACTATCCGACAGAGCCAAAAGCTTTATTCTGCGTTGCTTCGAACCGAATCCTGATATAAGAGCATCCGCAGCCGAATTATTGGAGGATCCATTTTTAAATGA ATACGTTCATAGGAAAAAGAAAGCCAGTCGACTGGTGGCTCCACCAGATTTTAGTCGTAGCATCTCTGTACCTGCCGACAGACTCGAACGCTTAGGAAAATTCGACAAAACAAACAATAATCATATTGTTTCCGCGGCACCTATACAAACCTCGCAATCGGACGACAG TACAATAGGCAATACACCTTCCGTAGAAACAAGCGAATCGGACACGGCGGGTGCTTCGATGACTAGAAGAAGCTCTTCCGGGGGCTTGCTATCACCCGAAGTTGAACTGGGAG gtCAGCCAGGTCAGAAAACTGGCGAAGAACAAGAAGGCTTTTACTTATTGAAAAAGGATAGTCAGAGACGAATGACGCTCACTAGAGTCCTCACGCAAGACGAGGCGAAGATTTGTGAGGTGTGGATGCGAGGTATACATCAGGCAGAGGGTCAAACTGTTCTCCAattg AGTCATCTAGTATTGCTAATGCGAGCTCTGAGGGATTACATAGCTGAACAAAACCATGAAGTAATAGTGACGGCTATTAGAACGTTGAAAGAAGAATTAGACTTCGACTCCATTGCTATCAATCACCTGAACCAAGCCATTTATCTTTTTCAAACAGCAGTAAACGAAGTCTTGCGAATGCACAGTATAAAACCTCACTGGATGTTCGCGTTGGATAATTTAGTTAGAAATGCTGTTCAGGCGGCCATCACTGTACTTTCTCCTG aacTCGGTGCTAATCTGTTGGGCCAAGAACGAGTACAGTCAGGTGTTCAAGGACCCGAGGAAGGATCCACTTCCGGTGTGTCCACAGTAAATTCCGTAAAGTCACAAAAAACCGGCGACTCCGTCGACAACAGATATTGGAAAGAGTATCGAGATCAAATGGGAGACTTGAAGACGgagaatatgaaattaatccAAGAGTTAATCGACAGTCAAAAAGCCTATCAAACTCTACTACAGCAGGCTTTCGAAGAACAAAAGGTTCAAATTAATGCTCTAACGCGGCTTTGCGAGAATATTAACAGAAGAACAACAAGGCAAGAATCAGG ATATAACTCAACGGTATCCGGAAATACATCTAATATATCAGTTCCAGTAATTATCAGTGACGCATCTTCCGAAGTAGCTCCATTTGTTGATGAAACTCTTGTAGAATGGTTGCAAAACCTACAAATCGATGAAGTGTCAATTGAAAGG ATTACATATGAACAATACACGTTAGACGACTTTTTGAATCACGTTACCCGTGACGACATCCGAAGACTTAATTTGAG gGGAGGAATCGAGCTCAGGATATGGCAAGCGATATCAAAGCACCGACGGTAG
- the Ask1 gene encoding apoptotic signal-regulating kinase 1 isoform X4 produces the protein MLSNCGDTTDVTAPSQPTIIEGISSTDSVGTHSDISGHTTISGRPKMDVACVLDLHQPEHIAQRRKALEEVRQACNLVNANMHHIQFEKLDFGETNVLDTFYNADVAVVDLSIQLQQSALFYHLGVRESFGMKENILLHNDMDSETTIRLKLSCGSYTFVSYRMVDCGSCVATNPTTTRITGEEAIDPKQHLTLRLKKLFQDVEVQSKAHMKEKFLADLRKARETYSGEELSKALNNMRKRLDDPNVLSGEVVLNVLISFREIQDYDAMVQLVDDLRTIPTHKNYINTPAIRYLYAFALNRRNKEGDRERALKVIEKALEKKENHVPDMLCLCGRIYKDKFVESRHTDEESLNNAIHWYRKGFEVQPNEYAGINLATLLVIAGNEFSKSEELQHIGMVLNNLIGKKGSLSSLKDYWDVATFFEISVLAEDYSKAIQAAECMFKLKPPNWYLKSTIGNITLIDRFRKKNEEAEVSPEEQIFSFWMDYFVEATKSEVGDSIRFPLLVLEPTKIFMPSYVNVNLGAEEKSVQIWNLCLDNMKSNCKQVHDWLFTANMIRSVSLYKRDERCLFLYVHQNSDDFQMYFPSVQCRQRFYDLILEMTRDQEGMVTDLDAYMTDERMKFEYELDDQSKRMILGKGTYGVVYAARDLNTQVRIAVKEIRERNLGDVQPLHEEIKLHSQLRHRNIVQYLGSVSENGYFKIFMEQVPGGSLSALLRSKWGPLKENESTIAYYTKQILEGLKYLHDQKIVHRDIKGDNVLVNTYSGVVKISDFGMSKRLAGLCPSTETFTGTLQYMAPEVIDKGQRGYGAPADIWSLGCTIVEMATGKPPFIELGSPQAAVFKVGYYKIHPEIPSELSDRAKSFILRCFEPNPDIRASAAELLEDPFLNEYVHRKKKASRLVAPPDFSRSISVPADRLERLGKFDKTNNNHIVSAAPIQTSQSDDSVTYSGGLTKSSPLRERSPAHLLSPISMPTATLSFNSTIGNTPSVETSESDTAGASMTRRSSSGGLLSPEVELGGQWPQPTNTFNRTPINSQPGQKTGEEQEGFYLLKKDSQRRMTLTRVLTQDEAKICEVWMRGIHQAEGQTVLQLSHLVLLMRALRDYIAEQNHEVIVTAIRTLKEELDFDSIAINHLNQAIYLFQTAVNEVLRMHSIKPHWMFALDNLVRNAVQAAITVLSPELGANLLGQERVQSGVQGPEEGSTSGVSTVNSVKSQKTGDSVDNRYWKEYRDQMGDLKTENMKLIQELIDSQKAYQTLLQQAFEEQKVQINALTRLCENINRRTTRQESGYNSTVSGNTSNISVPVIISDASSEVAPFVDETLVEWLQNLQIDEVSIERITYEQYTLDDFLNHVTRDDIRRLNLRGGIELRIWQAISKHRR, from the exons ATGCTTTCCAATTGCGGTGATACAACTGATGTTACTG CTCCTTCGCAGCCAACAATTATAGAAGGAATCTCCAGCACAGACAGTGTTGGTACACACAGCGACATTTCTGGGCACACCACCATCTCTGGAAGACCTAAAATGGATGTGGCTTGTGTGTTGGATCTACATCAACCTGAGCATATAGCTCAGAGAAGGAAAGCTTTAGAGGAAGTCAGGCAGGCTTGCAACCTTGTTAATGCCAATATGCATCATATACAG TTTGAAAAGCTAGACTTCGGGGAGACAAATGTGTTAGACACATTTTACAATGCAGATGTAGCTGTAGTGGATTTAAGTATACAGTTGCAACAATCTGCTTTATTCTATCATCTTGGTGTCAGGGAAAGTTTTGgcatgaaagaaaatattttgctgcACAATGATATGGATTCTGAAACCACAATTAGGCTCAAG TTATCGTGTGGAAGTTACACATTTGTCTCATACCGTATGGTGGACTGTGGCTCATGTGTAGCTACAAATCCAACCACTACAAGAATCACTGGAGAGGAAGCTATAGATCCAAAGCAACATTTAACATTGAGGCTTAAGAAACTGTTTCAAGACGTTGAAGTACAATCCAA AGCACACATGAAAGAGAAGTTCCTAGCAGACTTGCGGAAAGCACGAGAAACGTATTCAGGCGAGGAGCTTTCAAAAGCGTTGAACAACATGCGCAAACGTTTGGACGACCCGAACGTTCTTTCTGGAGAAGTTGTCTTAAACGTTCTGATTTCTTTCCGAGAGATACAG GATTATGATGCAATGGTACAACTGGTCGACGACCTGAGAACTATACCTACGCACAAAAATTACATCAATACTCCCGCGATCCGGTACCTGTACGCGTTCGCACTAAATCGAAGGAATAAAGAAGGCGACAGAGAAAGAGCGTTGAAAGTGATAGAAAAGGCTTtggagaagaaagaaaatcatGTCCCAGACATGTTATGTCTTTGTGGAAGAATATACAAGGATAAATTTGTAGAAAGTAGACACACGGACGAAGAAAGTTTAAACAACGCTATCCATTGGTATAGAAAGGGTTTTGAG GTACAACCAAACGAATACGCTGGAATAAATCTCGCCACGTTGCTCGTTATAGCGGGAAACGAGTTTTCGAAGAGCGAGGAATTGCAGCATATAGGCATGGTGTTAAACAATCTCATTGGCAAGAAAGGCAGCTTGTCGAGTTTAAAAGACTATTGGGACGTAGCGACCTTCTTTGAGATCAGTGTGTTAGCCGAGGATTATTCTAAAGCTATTCAAGCAGCCGAGTGCATGTTTAAATTGAAGCCGCCAAACTG GTACCTGAAATCGACGATAGGGAACATAACGCTGATAGATAGGTTCCGTAAAAAGAATGAGGAAGCAGAGGTATCGCCAGAGGAGCAAATATTTAGTTTTTGGATGGACTACTTTGTCGAAGCGACGAAATCGGAAGTCGGCGATAGTATACGGTTTCCA CTCTTAGTGCTGGAGCCGACCAAGATCTTCATGCCAAGCTATGTGAACGTTAATCTCGGGGCAGAGGAGAAGTCTGTTCAGATCTGGAACTTGTGCTTGGACAATATGAAGAGCAATTGTAAGCAAGTCCACGATTGGCTTTTCACCGCGAACATGATACGCAGCGTAAGCCTGTATAAGCGAGATGAACGGTGCCTTTTTTTGTACGTTCACCAAAACTCCGATGACTTCCAAATGTACTTCCCCTCGGTTCAATGTAGACAGAGGTTTTATGACTTGATTCTGGAAATGACTAGAGATCAGGAAGGTATGGTTACTGATCTGGACGCCTACATGACTGATGAAAGGATGAAG TTTGAATACGAATTGGATGATCAGAGCAAACGAATGATCCTTGGTAAAGGCACCTACGGCGTCGTCTATGCAGCTCGAGACCTAAACACTCAAGTCAGAATTGCAGTGAAAGAGATACGCGAAAGGAATTTAGGGGACGTGCAGCCGTTGCACGAAGAGATTAAATTACACAGCCAGCTGAGACATAGGAATATCGTGCAGTACCTGGGATCAGTGAGTGAGAATGGCTACTTCAAAATCTTCATGGAACAAGTCCCCGGAG ggAGTTTGTCAGCCTTGTTGAGATCGAAATGGGGCCCGCTAAAGGAAAATGAGTCCACGATTGCTTATTATACCAAACAAATTTTGGAAGGCCTCAAATATCTCCACgatcaaaaaattgttcatcgAGATATCAaag GCGACAATGTTCTGGTGAATACGTACAGTGGCGTAGTCAAGATTTCCGATTTCGGTATGTCGAAACGATTGGCCGGTTTATGTCCCAGCACAGAGACATTCACTGGAACCCTTCAGTATATGGCACCGGAAGTGATCGACAAGGGACAACGAGGATACGGTGCACCT GCTGATATTTGGTCTCTGGGTTGCACCATAGTAGAAATGGCTACTGGTAAACCACCATTCATCGAACTGGGTTCTCCTCAAGCTGCCGTCTTTAAG GTTggatattacaaaatacatCCGGAAATTCCCTCTGAACTATCCGACAGAGCCAAAAGCTTTATTCTGCGTTGCTTCGAACCGAATCCTGATATAAGAGCATCCGCAGCCGAATTATTGGAGGATCCATTTTTAAATGA ATACGTTCATAGGAAAAAGAAAGCCAGTCGACTGGTGGCTCCACCAGATTTTAGTCGTAGCATCTCTGTACCTGCCGACAGACTCGAACGCTTAGGAAAATTCGACAAAACAAACAATAATCATATTGTTTCCGCGGCACCTATACAAACCTCGCAATCGGACGACAG TGTTACATACAGTGGAGGGCTGACAAAGTCTAGCCCACTGAGGGAGCGCAGTCCAGCACACCTTCTGTCTCCCATCAGCATGCCCACTGCAACCCTATCTTTTAACAG TACAATAGGCAATACACCTTCCGTAGAAACAAGCGAATCGGACACGGCGGGTGCTTCGATGACTAGAAGAAGCTCTTCCGGGGGCTTGCTATCACCCGAAGTTGAACTGGGAGGTCAGTGGCCACAGCCAACAAATACTTTTAACAGGACGCCAATCAATA gtCAGCCAGGTCAGAAAACTGGCGAAGAACAAGAAGGCTTTTACTTATTGAAAAAGGATAGTCAGAGACGAATGACGCTCACTAGAGTCCTCACGCAAGACGAGGCGAAGATTTGTGAGGTGTGGATGCGAGGTATACATCAGGCAGAGGGTCAAACTGTTCTCCAattg AGTCATCTAGTATTGCTAATGCGAGCTCTGAGGGATTACATAGCTGAACAAAACCATGAAGTAATAGTGACGGCTATTAGAACGTTGAAAGAAGAATTAGACTTCGACTCCATTGCTATCAATCACCTGAACCAAGCCATTTATCTTTTTCAAACAGCAGTAAACGAAGTCTTGCGAATGCACAGTATAAAACCTCACTGGATGTTCGCGTTGGATAATTTAGTTAGAAATGCTGTTCAGGCGGCCATCACTGTACTTTCTCCTG aacTCGGTGCTAATCTGTTGGGCCAAGAACGAGTACAGTCAGGTGTTCAAGGACCCGAGGAAGGATCCACTTCCGGTGTGTCCACAGTAAATTCCGTAAAGTCACAAAAAACCGGCGACTCCGTCGACAACAGATATTGGAAAGAGTATCGAGATCAAATGGGAGACTTGAAGACGgagaatatgaaattaatccAAGAGTTAATCGACAGTCAAAAAGCCTATCAAACTCTACTACAGCAGGCTTTCGAAGAACAAAAGGTTCAAATTAATGCTCTAACGCGGCTTTGCGAGAATATTAACAGAAGAACAACAAGGCAAGAATCAGG ATATAACTCAACGGTATCCGGAAATACATCTAATATATCAGTTCCAGTAATTATCAGTGACGCATCTTCCGAAGTAGCTCCATTTGTTGATGAAACTCTTGTAGAATGGTTGCAAAACCTACAAATCGATGAAGTGTCAATTGAAAGG ATTACATATGAACAATACACGTTAGACGACTTTTTGAATCACGTTACCCGTGACGACATCCGAAGACTTAATTTGAG gGGAGGAATCGAGCTCAGGATATGGCAAGCGATATCAAAGCACCGACGGTAG